From Thermodesulfovibrionales bacterium, the proteins below share one genomic window:
- a CDS encoding peptidylprolyl isomerase, which produces MKAFVRRLSIGFSLFLFIGMSALAYGQNPSGEGEGRQSDTTGGYILVKTPITSPQEESGGSVLQRVPINSSRFSDVALASVNDDPITFREFRKSLAEIHGEMSEKTDKAGRIDFAQVLRRLINTRLAVAEAKEIGIDEQPEIREEVKAFAKQALRSLMLDQLTKDVVPDEAEVEKLYQDRLEEFKLKEVWFLKKEDAEKMEEAVKAGKDFDNEAKQMIAHHTADTYKEESLKKGDMGPEIRDAISGMAVGSVSPIIPTQKVFLILKLEDVQSSKDPAAVREEARAEALSKKRTKVIEENTKALSEKYLKLDQELFDSLDFEAEKPGFLSLMEDKRVLVEVKGGEPITVGEYTNDIKDTYFHDVEGAIKRKRVNRKKKDMLYSILSKRAILMEALARGIDKTDEYKALVRDYEDSVVFSAFVSKVVVPDVKVSRAEVEAYYHEHQSEFSTREQIKFDSIIFDKRDEAEKAIEELRKGTDPKWIKENAEGQVDKKTAGGSDEEVGGELLNMSDLPEGLHKAVLGVKPGDVRLYMSSRGYFYVLMIREVYPPRPLPLQAVGNTISDRLFSEKLNKHFDELMGKLWGSYSVKIFADDLAKQIKEYKP; this is translated from the coding sequence ATGAAAGCATTTGTCCGCAGACTGAGCATAGGTTTCTCTTTGTTTCTCTTTATTGGCATGTCAGCGCTTGCTTATGGGCAGAACCCATCTGGAGAGGGCGAAGGGAGACAGTCAGACACGACGGGGGGATATATTCTGGTGAAAACCCCTATCACTTCACCACAGGAAGAGTCAGGGGGCTCCGTTCTCCAGAGAGTTCCCATCAATTCATCTCGCTTCTCCGATGTCGCCCTTGCGTCGGTCAATGATGATCCTATCACGTTTCGGGAATTCAGAAAATCCCTTGCAGAGATTCACGGTGAAATGTCGGAAAAAACAGATAAGGCAGGTCGTATAGACTTTGCGCAGGTCTTGAGAAGACTGATTAATACGCGGCTTGCCGTAGCGGAAGCAAAGGAGATAGGTATTGACGAACAACCTGAAATACGCGAGGAGGTAAAGGCATTCGCTAAACAGGCTCTCAGGAGCCTTATGCTCGACCAGCTCACGAAAGATGTCGTACCAGATGAAGCCGAGGTGGAGAAGCTCTATCAGGACCGTCTTGAAGAGTTCAAGCTAAAAGAGGTCTGGTTTTTGAAGAAGGAAGATGCGGAGAAGATGGAGGAGGCGGTAAAGGCCGGAAAGGATTTCGATAATGAGGCTAAACAGATGATTGCTCATCACACGGCGGACACATACAAGGAAGAGAGCCTTAAAAAGGGCGATATGGGGCCTGAGATAAGAGATGCAATTTCCGGCATGGCCGTCGGCAGTGTGAGCCCGATCATCCCTACGCAGAAAGTTTTCCTTATCCTGAAACTGGAGGATGTTCAGTCCTCAAAAGACCCGGCGGCGGTGCGGGAAGAAGCTCGGGCAGAAGCGCTTTCCAAGAAACGGACAAAGGTGATAGAGGAAAATACCAAGGCATTGTCGGAAAAGTATCTGAAACTCGACCAGGAACTCTTTGACTCCCTTGACTTTGAGGCTGAAAAGCCCGGCTTTCTCAGTCTCATGGAAGATAAAAGGGTTCTTGTCGAGGTGAAAGGCGGCGAACCGATTACTGTCGGAGAGTATACGAACGACATAAAGGATACTTATTTCCACGATGTAGAAGGGGCGATCAAGAGGAAGAGGGTCAACAGGAAGAAAAAGGACATGCTCTATAGCATTCTTTCCAAGAGAGCTATCTTAATGGAAGCCCTGGCAAGGGGTATTGATAAGACAGACGAGTATAAGGCGTTGGTGAGAGATTACGAAGACAGCGTGGTCTTTTCGGCCTTTGTGAGCAAAGTTGTCGTCCCCGACGTCAAAGTCTCTCGCGCTGAAGTGGAAGCATATTATCATGAACATCAGTCAGAGTTTTCTACCCGCGAACAGATAAAGTTCGACAGTATTATCTTTGATAAGAGGGATGAAGCAGAGAAGGCGATTGAAGAACTGAGAAAGGGCACTGACCCCAAATGGATAAAGGAAAATGCCGAGGGCCAGGTGGATAAAAAAACTGCCGGTGGTTCCGATGAAGAGGTCGGCGGCGAACTCCTGAATATGTCGGACTTGCCTGAAGGTCTGCACAAGGCTGTCTTGGGCGTTAAGCCCGGCGACGTGAGGCTATATATGAGTTCAAGAGGGTATTTTTATGTCCTCATGATACGAGAGGTCTACCCCCCAAGGCCGTTACCCCTTCAGGCGGTAGGTAATACAATATCTGATAGACTCTTCAGTGAGAAATTAAACAAGCACTTTGACGAATTGATGGGTAAACTATGGGGCTCCTACAGTGTAAAGATATTTGCGGACGACCTCGCAAAACAGATAAAAGAATATAAGCCCTAG
- a CDS encoding GNA1162 family protein — protein MGSRVKGAAICAVAMFIVMVSACASHRLDVWRDENMDFGAIKTVAVMPFANLSQVQQAGSRVRDTFMGRLIATGGVYVLPPGDVARGIARAGVAEPTAPSQEEAMKFCGIVKADAVITGVVKEYGEVRSGQAIGSIIALSMSMLEGQTGKIVWTASSQEGGISVKDRLLGPSGKPMNEVTEQAVDDIIDKLF, from the coding sequence ATGGGAAGCAGGGTGAAGGGAGCAGCAATATGCGCAGTTGCAATGTTCATTGTCATGGTGTCAGCGTGCGCATCCCATCGGCTTGATGTCTGGCGTGACGAGAACATGGATTTTGGGGCGATTAAGACTGTCGCAGTGATGCCTTTTGCGAACCTGTCTCAAGTGCAGCAGGCTGGATCCAGGGTACGAGATACCTTCATGGGCAGACTCATAGCAACAGGTGGAGTCTATGTCTTGCCGCCGGGTGATGTCGCGCGAGGTATTGCGAGGGCCGGGGTTGCAGAGCCGACTGCCCCGTCTCAGGAGGAGGCAATGAAGTTTTGCGGTATCGTGAAGGCAGATGCCGTGATTACCGGGGTGGTCAAAGAATACGGAGAGGTCAGATCAGGTCAGGCTATCGGCTCTATCATCGCTCTAAGCATGAGCATGCTTGAGGGCCAGACAGGGAAGATTGTATGGACTGCCAGCTCTCAAGAAGGTGGTATCAGCGTGAAGGACCGCCTCTTAGGTCCGAGCGGAAAACCCATGAATGAGGTGACGGAACAGGCGGTAGATGATATCATCGACAAGCTCTTTTAA